A region from the Phycisphaerales bacterium genome encodes:
- the csrA gene encoding carbon storage regulator CsrA, with the protein MLVLSRQRDETIMIGDEIEITVVDIRGDKVRLGITAPTRIAVHRKEVYQAIRTENEQASRLSGSLGAISGAISPGPLRNRVGRASRLTAGTSGVRPSVEEGGSSRPPSQATGA; encoded by the coding sequence ATGCTGGTGCTATCCAGACAGCGTGACGAGACGATCATGATCGGCGACGAGATCGAGATCACGGTCGTGGACATTCGGGGAGACAAGGTACGGCTCGGGATCACCGCGCCAACGCGGATCGCGGTGCACCGCAAGGAGGTGTACCAGGCGATCCGGACGGAGAACGAGCAGGCCTCGCGCCTGAGCGGGTCGCTCGGGGCGATCTCGGGCGCGATCTCGCCCGGGCCGCTGCGGAACCGCGTCGGGCGCGCGTCGCGCCTGACGGCGGGCACGTCCGGGGTGAGGCCGAGTGTGGAGGAGGGCGGGTCGTCCCGTCCGCCGTCGCAGGCCACGGGGGCCTAA
- a CDS encoding flagellar assembly protein FliW: protein MEVRTTRFGTIEIAEDRVIQFPKGLLGFSDRRRFCLLEPGEDTCFFWLQSVDDPALAFVVTDPSLFVPEYSVPIRPEQMSELGLERLEDAQVFVIVNKVDQTLTGNLQGPLVINTISKSGEQMVLAEKRWTTRHSLMRVGAAARAMSA, encoded by the coding sequence ATGGAGGTTCGGACAACGCGTTTCGGGACGATCGAGATCGCGGAGGATCGCGTGATCCAGTTCCCCAAGGGGCTTCTTGGGTTCTCGGATCGGCGCCGGTTCTGTCTGCTTGAGCCGGGGGAGGACACGTGCTTCTTCTGGCTGCAGTCGGTGGACGATCCGGCGCTGGCGTTTGTCGTGACGGATCCGAGCCTGTTCGTGCCCGAGTACTCGGTGCCGATCCGCCCGGAGCAGATGTCGGAACTGGGGCTTGAGCGTCTGGAGGACGCGCAGGTCTTTGTGATTGTGAACAAGGTGGATCAGACGTTGACGGGCAACCTGCAAGGCCCCCTGGTGATCAACACGATCAGCAAGTCGGGCGAGCAGATGGTGCTCGCGGAGAAGCGTTGGACGACGCGGCACTCGCTCATGCGTGTGGGCGCGGCGGCTCGGGCGATGTCGGCCTGA
- the flgK gene encoding flagellar hook-associated protein FlgK, which translates to MSLTSALQIGRSGLSAGQVGIQVAGNNIANAATPGYSRQLLNLSPTPGSRTPPLGSVGRGVTIDNIRRQVDMALQARLWSSAGSGAAARQQAQILSQIEATLGELGDNSLSGELGEFFRVWSESANQTSANGVVVQQGEKLASFMRGLRQDLIDQRHQLDGQLSAAVEQASALMDTVADLNRQIADAEVAGGTANSLRDQRDEAVTQLSEYMDVAVVDHGTQGYDVLVGSTPVVLGGTSRGLQLKRVTVDGSTELSISTRDDASSIQISSGIIGGMLSGRSEEVDRILGQLDQVAGQLIFQVNRLHGTGRNLAGITGATSTFGMTLAEQAMALNDPNNVSAAALPYGAKSGGFDVVVRNLSTNTTQTVRVSIDLDGVTNAGTPGFDDDTSVEDIRTALSGVSGLTATITPEGRLSVQAQDGFDFSFSEDSSDVVAMLGLNSYFNGTDAASIGVRSDLVSDPSRLTLGRIVDGAFIENGTSLKIAQLQDQTFVSLGGQSISESWRSTGEALGVKAAGAQTRANAAGLVRESLMAQRDSFSGVSIDEESIDLINYQRLYQGSAKLISIVDELTQQLINLV; encoded by the coding sequence ATGAGTCTCACATCGGCGCTTCAGATCGGTCGTTCGGGTCTCTCGGCCGGGCAGGTGGGGATCCAGGTCGCCGGCAATAACATCGCGAACGCGGCGACGCCGGGGTACTCGCGACAGTTGTTGAACCTGTCGCCGACGCCGGGGTCGCGCACGCCGCCGTTGGGCAGCGTTGGCCGGGGCGTCACGATCGACAACATCCGGCGTCAGGTGGACATGGCGTTGCAGGCGCGCCTGTGGTCGAGCGCGGGCTCGGGGGCGGCGGCACGCCAGCAGGCGCAGATCCTCTCGCAGATCGAGGCGACCCTGGGCGAACTGGGGGACAACAGCCTCTCGGGCGAGTTGGGCGAGTTCTTCCGCGTGTGGTCGGAGAGCGCGAACCAGACGAGCGCGAACGGCGTGGTCGTGCAGCAAGGCGAGAAACTCGCCTCGTTTATGCGCGGGCTGCGGCAGGATCTCATCGACCAGCGGCATCAGTTGGACGGGCAGTTGTCGGCCGCCGTCGAGCAGGCGAGCGCCCTGATGGACACGGTCGCGGATCTCAACCGCCAGATCGCCGATGCCGAGGTCGCGGGGGGGACGGCGAACTCGCTGCGCGACCAGCGCGACGAGGCGGTCACGCAACTGAGCGAGTACATGGACGTGGCCGTGGTGGACCACGGGACGCAGGGGTACGACGTGCTCGTGGGCTCGACGCCGGTGGTCCTGGGTGGGACGTCGCGCGGGCTGCAACTCAAGCGCGTGACGGTTGACGGCTCGACGGAACTGTCGATCTCGACGCGCGACGATGCGAGTTCGATCCAGATCTCCTCGGGGATCATCGGCGGGATGCTCTCGGGACGCTCCGAGGAGGTCGATCGCATCCTCGGGCAACTCGACCAGGTCGCGGGGCAACTGATCTTCCAGGTCAACCGCCTGCACGGCACGGGCCGAAACCTCGCGGGAATCACCGGGGCGACGAGCACCTTCGGGATGACGCTCGCCGAGCAGGCGATGGCGCTCAATGACCCGAACAACGTGTCGGCGGCGGCGCTGCCTTATGGCGCCAAGAGCGGTGGATTTGATGTGGTCGTGCGGAACCTCTCGACGAACACGACGCAGACGGTGCGGGTGAGCATCGATCTCGATGGCGTCACCAACGCGGGAACGCCGGGGTTCGATGACGACACCTCGGTCGAGGACATCCGTACGGCGCTCAGCGGTGTGAGCGGGCTGACCGCGACGATCACGCCCGAGGGTCGGCTCAGCGTGCAGGCCCAGGACGGGTTCGATTTCTCGTTCAGCGAGGACTCGTCGGACGTGGTGGCGATGCTGGGGTTGAACTCGTACTTCAATGGAACGGACGCCGCGTCGATCGGAGTGCGGTCGGATCTCGTGAGCGATCCGAGCCGGCTGACGCTCGGCCGCATCGTCGATGGCGCGTTCATCGAGAACGGCACGTCGCTCAAGATCGCCCAGTTGCAGGACCAGACGTTCGTGTCCTTGGGCGGGCAGAGCATCAGCGAGTCGTGGCGATCGACGGGCGAGGCGCTGGGCGTGAAGGCGGCGGGGGCGCAGACGCGCGCGAACGCCGCGGGCCTGGTGCGCGAGAGCCTGATGGCACAGCGCGACTCGTTCAGCGGCGTCAGCATCGACGAGGAATCGATCGACCTCATCAACTACCAGCGGCTCTACCAGGGCTCGGCGAAACTGATCAGCATCGTGGACGAGTTGACGCAGCAACTCATCAACCTCGTCTAG
- the flgN gene encoding flagellar export chaperone FlgN has product MSVAAKSANPKHPNAKASTPITLEAVGTRLESLLDRLSERYTRLVELAHAHREALRLADTAALKELTKAEGTILGEIALLDRDRQTLVRDACGTIIVPGKSLALTDIAGHVGEPRRGSLVRKAEDLRGVMRLWLELSAAIKQAATTLAAHMDGLVRQVGKQLSHAGTYSRRGYVEASGAVVSSLDLKS; this is encoded by the coding sequence ATGAGTGTGGCGGCAAAGTCGGCCAATCCGAAGCACCCGAACGCGAAGGCATCGACGCCGATCACGCTCGAAGCCGTGGGCACGCGACTGGAGTCGCTGCTCGACCGGCTGAGCGAGCGGTACACGCGTCTGGTGGAGTTGGCACACGCCCATCGCGAGGCGCTCCGGCTGGCGGACACGGCGGCGTTGAAGGAACTCACCAAGGCTGAAGGCACGATCCTTGGCGAGATCGCGCTGCTCGATCGGGATCGACAGACGCTGGTGCGTGACGCGTGCGGGACGATCATCGTGCCCGGAAAGTCGCTGGCGCTCACGGACATCGCGGGGCACGTGGGCGAGCCTCGGCGTGGATCGCTCGTGCGAAAGGCCGAGGATCTCCGCGGGGTGATGCGGCTCTGGCTGGAGTTGAGCGCGGCGATCAAGCAAGCGGCGACGACGCTGGCGGCACACATGGACGGTCTGGTCCGCCAGGTCGGGAAGCAGTTGAGCCACGCGGGGACGTACTCGCGTCGCGGGTATGTCGAGGCGTCCGGGGCGGTCGTGTCGTCACTGGATTTGAAGAGTTGA
- a CDS encoding flagellar basal body P-ring protein FlgI: protein MRAWILGLVVAMTFAVSTARATTVGDLTRLKGHGQFKLQGFGLVVGLNATGDSGKELVVARPLAAALTRSGNAPQNLQELSQSKSVALVTVSVTIPDAGARFDDRFDAIVSVVNSAKSLKGGMLYLAPLRGPTASHVEPFAIAEGPIEIEDTGTPTVGRIRGGAQMIKEVIPAAIEDSFEMIIDPAFVGYLAATEIASAINAAAQPQGPGVAKVVDDRTIRVQIPDYERENKAAFIAAVESADVNPSLLGLGARVIYNARRGAIIVTADVEISPVAITQKDLSITTVTPSPTPSAQRPLIEQGKWVGVGTRGRESENAKLSELLAAFKQLKIPAPEQINILEMLHKAGKLHAELIVD from the coding sequence ATGCGTGCATGGATACTTGGATTGGTCGTGGCGATGACGTTCGCGGTGAGCACGGCTCGGGCGACGACGGTCGGTGATCTCACGCGACTCAAAGGACACGGGCAGTTCAAACTCCAGGGCTTCGGGCTGGTCGTCGGCCTGAACGCCACGGGGGACTCGGGGAAGGAGCTGGTCGTCGCCCGCCCGCTGGCGGCGGCGCTGACACGCTCGGGGAACGCGCCGCAGAACCTCCAGGAACTCAGCCAGAGCAAGTCGGTCGCGCTGGTGACGGTGTCGGTGACGATTCCCGACGCCGGGGCCCGTTTTGACGATCGATTCGACGCGATCGTGAGCGTCGTGAACAGCGCGAAGAGCCTCAAGGGTGGCATGCTGTATCTCGCGCCGCTGCGCGGGCCGACGGCGTCGCACGTGGAGCCGTTCGCGATCGCCGAGGGACCAATCGAGATCGAGGATACTGGAACGCCGACGGTGGGACGGATCCGCGGCGGGGCCCAGATGATCAAGGAGGTCATCCCCGCGGCGATCGAGGACTCCTTCGAGATGATCATCGATCCGGCGTTCGTGGGGTATCTGGCGGCGACGGAGATCGCGTCGGCGATCAACGCGGCGGCGCAGCCCCAGGGTCCGGGCGTCGCGAAAGTCGTTGACGATCGAACGATCCGCGTGCAGATCCCGGATTACGAGCGGGAGAACAAGGCGGCGTTCATCGCGGCGGTCGAGTCGGCCGATGTGAACCCGAGTCTCCTCGGGCTTGGGGCGCGGGTGATCTACAACGCGCGTCGAGGGGCGATCATCGTGACGGCGGACGTCGAGATCAGCCCGGTCGCCATCACGCAGAAGGATCTGAGCATCACGACGGTGACGCCCTCGCCGACGCCCTCGGCCCAGAGGCCGCTGATCGAGCAGGGCAAGTGGGTGGGCGTGGGAACGCGCGGTCGCGAATCAGAGAACGCGAAGTTGTCGGAACTGCTGGCGGCGTTCAAGCAACTCAAGATCCCCGCGCCGGAACAGATCAACATCCTCGAGATGCTGCACAAAGCAGGGAAACTGCACGCGGAGTTGATTGTGGATTAG
- a CDS encoding flagellar basal body L-ring protein FlgH, with amino-acid sequence MTRTHGIVRLAVMAGLAMGASLAPVAMAQMLLQHTDPPAVDQNGAPDPNAGLRAVSLIIVEPPKPRDFNVHDKVTIIIAESSKQSASQKLDTKKDAAFSASLKKFPDLMKLLEAQLTSEDGGEIVGADVSHSNKFKGEGTYTRDDRFTDRVTATIIDVKPNGVLVIEAKRTIKRDEEEQVVSLSGECRREDVTESNTVLSTQLAELTLISKNSGQVKDSATKGLIPRLFEFLFNF; translated from the coding sequence ATGACCAGGACGCATGGAATCGTGCGGTTGGCGGTGATGGCAGGTCTTGCTATGGGCGCGTCGCTCGCGCCCGTGGCGATGGCGCAGATGCTGCTCCAGCACACCGATCCGCCGGCGGTGGATCAGAATGGGGCACCGGACCCCAACGCCGGGCTGCGCGCGGTGAGTCTGATCATCGTGGAGCCGCCGAAACCTCGTGACTTCAACGTGCACGACAAGGTGACGATCATCATCGCCGAGTCGAGCAAGCAGTCGGCATCGCAGAAACTGGACACGAAGAAGGACGCGGCGTTCAGCGCGTCGCTCAAGAAGTTCCCCGACCTCATGAAACTGCTCGAGGCGCAACTCACGAGCGAGGATGGCGGCGAGATCGTGGGGGCGGACGTCTCGCATTCCAACAAGTTCAAGGGCGAGGGGACCTACACGCGCGACGACCGGTTCACCGACCGCGTGACGGCGACGATCATCGACGTCAAGCCCAACGGCGTGCTGGTGATCGAGGCCAAGCGGACGATCAAGCGCGACGAGGAGGAGCAGGTGGTGAGCCTGTCTGGGGAATGCCGCCGCGAGGACGTGACCGAGAGCAACACGGTGCTCTCGACGCAACTGGCGGAGTTGACGCTGATCTCGAAGAACTCGGGTCAGGTGAAGGACAGCGCGACGAAGGGGCTGATCCCGAGGTTGTTCGAGTTTCTCTTCAACTTCTAG